TGAGGACTGGGTTTGGAGGGTTTGAATTTGCTCAAGGGTCAATCCCGTGATCTCAGAAATTTCCTCTACTGGGAAATTTCGTCGCAACAAATTCAGAGCGATACTCCTTCTGCCCAATTCTAGTCCTTCTTCTCTGCCTTCTTCTCTGCCTTCTTCTCTGCCCAATTCCAGTCCTTCTTCTCTGCCTTCTTCTTTGGCTTCCTGATAGACACGGGTTTGCTCTAGGCTGATTCCTAACATGGCGTTGACCTCCTGTCGCGATAGGCTGGTAAACCGATAGGTCACGATCGAACTGACTAAGTCTATTATGC
This DNA window, taken from Alkalinema sp. FACHB-956, encodes the following:
- a CDS encoding Rpn family recombination-promoting nuclease/putative transposase, coding for IIDLVSSIVTYRFTSLSRQEVNAMLGISLEQTRVYQEAKEEGREEGLELGREEGREEGREEGLELGRRSIALNLLRRNFPVEEISEITGLTLEQIQTLQTQSSTEPS